One Halorarum halophilum DNA window includes the following coding sequences:
- a CDS encoding aldo/keto reductase: MEYTTLGNTGMTVSRLCLGCSNFGSGREWGVDTSGSVEILERAIDLGITFFDTANVYSTGESESILGMALDEYDRERVVVATKVNGEMKPGNQNSSGLSRKAIEQELANSLDRLGLESVDLYQIHRWDYDTPIEETLRTLNDCVRRGRVRYVGASSMWAHQFADALHASDVLGLERFATMQNHYNLAYREEEREMLPLCRNEGIGVVPWSPFAKGFLTRPLSRMNATKRARTEPLYKERAELYLSGGGKEINARVEEIADDKGASMAQIALAWLLHKDWVDAPIVGATDISHVEEAVEAVEVSLAASEIDYLEEPYRPLEITGHE, encoded by the coding sequence ATGGAATACACGACGCTTGGAAATACCGGCATGACAGTGAGTCGCCTCTGCCTCGGGTGTTCGAACTTCGGAAGCGGACGAGAGTGGGGCGTCGACACATCAGGGAGTGTCGAGATCCTCGAACGGGCGATAGACCTCGGTATCACGTTCTTCGACACGGCGAACGTGTACTCGACCGGCGAGAGCGAGTCCATCCTCGGAATGGCTCTCGATGAGTACGACCGCGAGCGCGTCGTCGTCGCCACCAAGGTCAACGGGGAGATGAAACCCGGGAACCAGAACTCCTCGGGGCTCTCGCGCAAGGCGATCGAGCAGGAACTGGCGAACAGCCTCGACCGGTTGGGGCTTGAGTCGGTTGACCTCTACCAGATCCATCGGTGGGACTACGACACGCCGATCGAGGAGACGCTCCGGACCCTCAACGACTGCGTCCGGCGAGGGCGGGTCCGGTACGTCGGCGCCAGTTCGATGTGGGCCCACCAGTTCGCCGACGCGCTGCATGCGAGCGATGTGCTGGGTCTCGAACGGTTCGCGACGATGCAGAACCACTACAACCTGGCCTACCGCGAGGAGGAACGCGAGATGCTCCCGCTCTGTCGAAACGAGGGCATCGGCGTCGTCCCGTGGAGTCCCTTCGCCAAGGGATTTCTCACCCGTCCGCTCTCCCGGATGAACGCTACGAAGCGCGCGCGGACGGAACCCCTGTACAAGGAACGGGCCGAGCTCTACCTCTCGGGCGGCGGCAAGGAGATTAACGCCCGCGTCGAGGAGATCGCCGACGACAAGGGTGCGTCGATGGCGCAGATCGCGCTTGCCTGGCTTCTCCACAAGGACTGGGTCGACGCGCCCATCGTCGGGGCAACTGACATCAGCCACGTCGAGGAGGCCGTCGAGGCCGTCGAAGTATCGCTCGCCGCGAGCGAAATCGACTACCTCGAAGAACCATACCGGCCTCTCGAGATAACGGGCCACGAGTGA
- a CDS encoding carbohydrate ABC transporter permease: MSNRKSKQLHVRLDGDNIPGWGRLSYPMRKRIVEGLYTFFTALTMFIILAPLAWMFSTAFRTNAQVFALPSPLLPNPISFEHMENILFETGYVRWYVNTLIFAGGVVLLTTFTATLAGYGLTRINIPRKQLFARVILFGYMFPAILLAIPMFIFWRQLGWVNSLGGLILAQTATALPFSIWMMWKFFQTVPISLEESAQMAGASRFQAFYEIALPMAKPGMIAIAVFSYAVAWNSFTIPQVLLTSNENWVLSIGMFSFIVQNRVLWGQLMAASALAVIPSFLFVYFLQKYLLRGFRAGGVG; this comes from the coding sequence ATGAGCAACCGGAAGTCGAAACAGCTACACGTCCGACTCGACGGGGACAACATTCCGGGCTGGGGGCGGCTCTCTTACCCGATGCGAAAGCGCATCGTCGAGGGCCTGTATACCTTCTTCACCGCGCTCACCATGTTCATCATCCTGGCCCCACTAGCTTGGATGTTCAGCACCGCGTTCCGGACGAACGCCCAGGTGTTCGCGCTCCCCTCCCCGCTCCTGCCGAACCCAATCAGCTTCGAGCACATGGAGAATATCCTATTCGAAACCGGCTACGTCCGTTGGTACGTCAATACCCTAATCTTCGCGGGCGGCGTCGTGCTGCTCACGACGTTCACGGCGACGCTCGCCGGGTACGGGCTCACCCGGATCAATATCCCGCGAAAGCAGCTGTTCGCCCGAGTCATCCTGTTCGGGTACATGTTCCCGGCGATCCTACTCGCGATTCCCATGTTCATCTTCTGGCGCCAGCTGGGGTGGGTCAATAGCCTGGGCGGGCTGATCCTAGCGCAGACGGCGACTGCGCTCCCCTTCTCCATCTGGATGATGTGGAAGTTCTTCCAAACGGTACCAATCTCTCTAGAGGAGTCCGCGCAGATGGCCGGCGCGTCTCGATTCCAGGCGTTCTACGAGATTGCGCTACCGATGGCCAAGCCGGGGATGATAGCGATCGCGGTCTTCTCGTACGCCGTCGCCTGGAACTCGTTCACGATCCCGCAGGTTCTTCTGACCTCCAACGAGAACTGGGTTCTGAGCATCGGGATGTTCAGCTTCATCGTTCAGAACCGTGTCCTCTGGGGGCAGTTGATGGCCGCGAGCGCGCTGGCGGTCATCCCGTCGTTCTTGTTCGTATACTTCCTCCAGAAGTACCTCCTCCGCGGATTCCGCGCCGGCGGCGTCGGATAA